A window of the Streptomyces sp. NBC_00250 genome harbors these coding sequences:
- a CDS encoding ATP-dependent DNA ligase — MDLPVMPPVKPMLAKSVKRIPPGMQYEAKWDGFRAIVHRDGPELVIGSRTGKPLTRYFPELVEGLAARLPERCVVDGEIVIEHGGHLDFDRLSERIHPADSRVRMLAETTPALFVAFDLLALGDTSLLDTPLSERREALERMLDGVDTPLHLAPATRDAEQAARWFEQYEGAGLDGVIAKPLDLPYRPDARLMYKIKHERTADVVVAGYRFHKSGPVVGSLLLGLYDDKGALQHVGVCAAFTAQRRAELIEELEPLRMDPPDGHPWAAWAEEAAHAGARLPGAPSRWSGKKDLSWVALRPERVCEVGYDHMEGDRFRHTAQFKRWRPDRAPESCGYEQLDEPVSYDLSEILT, encoded by the coding sequence ATGGATCTTCCGGTGATGCCGCCCGTGAAACCGATGCTCGCCAAGTCGGTCAAGCGGATCCCGCCCGGGATGCAGTACGAGGCGAAGTGGGACGGCTTCCGCGCGATCGTGCACCGCGACGGGCCGGAGCTCGTCATCGGCAGCCGCACCGGCAAGCCCCTCACCCGCTACTTCCCCGAGCTGGTCGAGGGGCTCGCCGCCCGGCTGCCGGAGCGCTGTGTGGTCGACGGCGAGATCGTCATCGAGCACGGCGGCCACCTCGACTTCGACCGGCTCAGCGAGCGGATCCATCCGGCCGACTCCCGGGTCCGCATGCTGGCGGAGACGACCCCGGCGCTGTTCGTGGCCTTCGACCTGCTCGCGCTCGGCGACACCTCGCTGCTCGACACCCCGCTGAGCGAGCGCCGGGAGGCCCTGGAGCGGATGCTCGACGGGGTCGACACGCCGCTCCATCTGGCCCCGGCGACCCGGGACGCCGAGCAGGCCGCCCGCTGGTTCGAGCAGTACGAGGGGGCGGGCCTCGACGGGGTGATCGCCAAGCCGCTCGACCTGCCGTACCGGCCGGACGCCCGTCTGATGTACAAGATCAAGCACGAGCGGACGGCCGACGTCGTGGTGGCCGGCTACCGCTTCCACAAGAGCGGCCCGGTGGTCGGCTCGCTGCTCCTCGGCCTGTACGACGACAAGGGCGCCCTCCAGCACGTCGGGGTGTGCGCGGCCTTCACCGCGCAGCGGCGGGCCGAGCTGATCGAGGAGCTGGAGCCGCTGCGGATGGACCCTCCGGACGGGCACCCGTGGGCGGCCTGGGCGGAGGAGGCCGCGCACGCGGGGGCGCGGCTGCCCGGTGCGCCGAGCCGCTGGTCGGGGAAGAAGGACCTTTCGTGGGTGGCGCTACGGCCCGAGCGGGTCTGCGAGGTGGGGTACGACCACATGGAGGGCGACCGCTTCCGGCACACGGCGCAGTTCAAACGGTGGCGCCCGGACCGGGCTCCGGAGTCCTGCGGGTACGAGCAGCTGGACGAGCCCGTCTCGTACGACCTGTCCGAGATCCTGACGTAG
- the ligD gene encoding non-homologous end-joining DNA ligase: MAGKAAAVELEVGDRTVRVSNPDKVYFPEPGYTKLDMVSYYLAVGDGITRALRDRPTTLERYPDGVTGESFFQKRAPKYLPDWIPTAHITFPSGRSADEMCPTEPAAVLWAANLGAVTFHPWPVRREDTDHPDELRIDLDPQPGTDYSDAVRAAHELHAVLDEHGLRGWPKTSGGRGLHVFVPILPDWTFTQVRRAAIACGRELERRMPDQVTIKWWKEERGERIFVDYNQTARDRTIASAYSVRPRPHAPVSAPLRWDEIDDAVPLDFDIRTMPVRYAEVGDVHAGMDEERFSLESLLELARRDEADHGLGDLPYPPEYPKMPGEPKRVQPSRAKKEPADEAE; this comes from the coding sequence ATGGCAGGCAAGGCGGCAGCGGTGGAACTGGAAGTCGGCGACCGGACCGTACGCGTGTCCAATCCGGACAAGGTGTACTTCCCCGAACCCGGCTACACCAAGCTCGACATGGTCAGCTACTACCTGGCCGTGGGTGACGGCATCACGCGCGCCCTGCGCGACCGCCCCACCACTCTGGAGCGCTACCCCGACGGGGTGACCGGCGAGTCGTTCTTCCAGAAGCGCGCCCCGAAGTACCTGCCCGACTGGATCCCGACGGCCCACATCACCTTCCCCAGCGGCCGGTCGGCCGACGAGATGTGCCCCACCGAACCCGCGGCCGTGCTCTGGGCAGCCAACCTCGGCGCCGTCACGTTCCATCCCTGGCCGGTACGGCGGGAGGACACCGACCACCCCGACGAGCTCCGCATCGACCTCGATCCGCAGCCCGGCACCGACTACTCGGACGCCGTCCGCGCCGCCCATGAGCTGCATGCGGTCCTCGACGAGCACGGGCTGCGCGGCTGGCCGAAGACCTCCGGCGGACGAGGGCTCCACGTCTTCGTGCCGATCCTGCCCGACTGGACGTTTACGCAGGTCAGGCGTGCGGCTATCGCCTGCGGCCGGGAGCTGGAGCGGCGGATGCCGGATCAGGTCACCATCAAGTGGTGGAAGGAGGAGCGCGGCGAGCGGATCTTCGTCGACTACAACCAGACCGCCCGGGACCGCACGATCGCCTCCGCCTACTCCGTACGCCCGCGACCGCACGCCCCCGTGTCGGCGCCCCTGCGGTGGGACGAGATCGACGACGCCGTGCCGCTGGACTTCGACATCAGGACGATGCCGGTCCGGTACGCCGAAGTGGGCGACGTCCACGCCGGCATGGACGAGGAGCGGTTCAGCCTGGAGTCCCTGCTCGAACTGGCCAGGCGGGACGAGGCGGACCACGGCCTCGGGGACCTGCCCTATCCGCCGGAGTATCCGAAGATGCCGGGCGAGCCGAAGAGGGTGCAGCCGAGCCGGGCGAAGAAGGAGCCGGCGGACGAGGCGGAGTGA